A portion of the Manihot esculenta cultivar AM560-2 chromosome 2, M.esculenta_v8, whole genome shotgun sequence genome contains these proteins:
- the LOC110609993 gene encoding zinc finger CCCH domain-containing protein 1 isoform X1, translating to MADSGESQQSEPVCNFFRKPLKNKNIRKRTIEEDEDEDSKTESSLLQNRKKAPKPDNKLFFSTGSSKSSMSTESTVESNQSVFQFESSKEIQVHHDSRATATLETETEFSKDARAIRERALKQAEEALKGKNPSSDNEKVYRGVHGYTDHKAGFRREQTISSEKAGGAHGPLRASAHIRVSARFDYQPDICKDYKETGYCGYGDACKFMHDRGDYKPGWQLEKEWEEAEKIRKRNLALGEDGGGVEQSDEEDDDDDSLPFACFICRQPFVDPVVTKCKHYFCEHCALKHHAKNKKCFVCNQPTLGIFNTAHEIRKKMAAEGK from the exons ATGGCAGATTCAGGTGAATCTCAACAGTCTGAACCAG TGTGTAATTTTTTCAGAAAGCCTTTGAAGAACAAGAACATTAGAAAGAGAACAATTGAGGAAGATGAAGACGAGGATTCAAAAACTGAAAGCTCCTTGCTGCAAAATCGGAAAAAAGCCCCAAAACCTGATAATAAGTTGTTCTTTTCTACTGGATCTTCCAAAAGCTCAATGTCCACTGAATCTACTGTTGAATCTAATCAATCAGTCTTTCAATTTGAGTCTTCAAAGGAAATTCAAGTTCATCATGATAGTAGAGCAACAGCGACTTTAGAAACTGAGACAGAATTCTCAAAAGATGCTCGTGCAATTCGTGAGAGGGCTCTTAAGCAAGCAGAGGAGGCATTGAAGGGTAAAAATCCAAGCTCTGATAATGAGAAGGTGTATAGAGGAGTTCATGGGTATACTGATCATAAAGCTGGTTTTCGAAGAGAGCAAACAATTTCAAGTGAAAAAGCAGGTGGAGCTCATGGTCCTCTTAGGGCCTCTGCTCACATTAGGGTGTCAGCGAGATTTGATTATCAGCCAGACATTTGCAAGGATTACAAAGAAACTGGTTACTGTGGGTATGGAGATGCATGTAAATTTATGCATGATCGAGGGGACTATAAGCCTGGTTGGCAGCTGGAGAAGGAGTGGGAAGAGGcagaaaagataaggaagaGAAACTTAGCTTTGGGGGAGGATGGTGGTGGTGTAGAACAAAGtgatgaagaagatgatgatgatgattcaTTGCCATTTGCGTGTTTCATTTGTCGGCAGCCATTTGTGGATCCTGTTGTGACTAAATGCAAGCACTACTTCTGTGAGCATTGTGCTTTGAAG CACCATGCAAAGAACAAGAAATGTTTTGTGTGCAACCAACCTACACTAGGCATTTTCAACACAGCTCATGAAATACGCAAAAAGATGGCTGCTGAGGGTAAATGA
- the LOC110609993 gene encoding zinc finger CCCH domain-containing protein 1 isoform X2 yields the protein MADSVCNFFRKPLKNKNIRKRTIEEDEDEDSKTESSLLQNRKKAPKPDNKLFFSTGSSKSSMSTESTVESNQSVFQFESSKEIQVHHDSRATATLETETEFSKDARAIRERALKQAEEALKGKNPSSDNEKVYRGVHGYTDHKAGFRREQTISSEKAGGAHGPLRASAHIRVSARFDYQPDICKDYKETGYCGYGDACKFMHDRGDYKPGWQLEKEWEEAEKIRKRNLALGEDGGGVEQSDEEDDDDDSLPFACFICRQPFVDPVVTKCKHYFCEHCALKHHAKNKKCFVCNQPTLGIFNTAHEIRKKMAAEGK from the exons ATGGCAGATTCAG TGTGTAATTTTTTCAGAAAGCCTTTGAAGAACAAGAACATTAGAAAGAGAACAATTGAGGAAGATGAAGACGAGGATTCAAAAACTGAAAGCTCCTTGCTGCAAAATCGGAAAAAAGCCCCAAAACCTGATAATAAGTTGTTCTTTTCTACTGGATCTTCCAAAAGCTCAATGTCCACTGAATCTACTGTTGAATCTAATCAATCAGTCTTTCAATTTGAGTCTTCAAAGGAAATTCAAGTTCATCATGATAGTAGAGCAACAGCGACTTTAGAAACTGAGACAGAATTCTCAAAAGATGCTCGTGCAATTCGTGAGAGGGCTCTTAAGCAAGCAGAGGAGGCATTGAAGGGTAAAAATCCAAGCTCTGATAATGAGAAGGTGTATAGAGGAGTTCATGGGTATACTGATCATAAAGCTGGTTTTCGAAGAGAGCAAACAATTTCAAGTGAAAAAGCAGGTGGAGCTCATGGTCCTCTTAGGGCCTCTGCTCACATTAGGGTGTCAGCGAGATTTGATTATCAGCCAGACATTTGCAAGGATTACAAAGAAACTGGTTACTGTGGGTATGGAGATGCATGTAAATTTATGCATGATCGAGGGGACTATAAGCCTGGTTGGCAGCTGGAGAAGGAGTGGGAAGAGGcagaaaagataaggaagaGAAACTTAGCTTTGGGGGAGGATGGTGGTGGTGTAGAACAAAGtgatgaagaagatgatgatgatgattcaTTGCCATTTGCGTGTTTCATTTGTCGGCAGCCATTTGTGGATCCTGTTGTGACTAAATGCAAGCACTACTTCTGTGAGCATTGTGCTTTGAAG CACCATGCAAAGAACAAGAAATGTTTTGTGTGCAACCAACCTACACTAGGCATTTTCAACACAGCTCATGAAATACGCAAAAAGATGGCTGCTGAGGGTAAATGA